In Neomonachus schauinslandi chromosome 12, ASM220157v2, whole genome shotgun sequence, the sequence NNNNNNNNNNNNNNNNNNNNNNNNNNNNNNNNNNNNNNNNNNNNNNNNNNNNNNNNNNNNNNNNNNNNNNNNNNNNNNNNNNNNNNNNNNNNNNNNNNNNNNNNNNNNNNNNNNNNNNNNNNNNNNNNNNNNNNNNNNNNNNNNNNNNNNNNNNNNNNNNNNNNNNNNNNNNNNNNNNNNNNNNNNNNNNNNNNNNNNNNNNNNNNNNNNNNNNNNNNNNNNNNNNNNNNNNNNNNNNNNNNNNNNNNNNNNNNNNNNNNNNNNNNNNNNNNNNNNNNNNNNNNNNNNNNNNNNNNNNNNNNNNNNNNNNNNNNNNNNNNNNNNNNNNNNNNNNNNNNNNNNNNNNNNNNNNNNNNNNNNNNNNNNNNNNNNNNNNNNNNNNNNNNNNNNNNNNNNNNNNNNNNNNNNNNNNNNNNNNNNNNNNNNNNNNNNNNNNNNNNNNNNNNNNNNNNNNNNNNNNNNNNNNNNNNNNNNNNNNNNNNNNNNNNNNNNNNNNNNNNNNNNNNNNNNNNNNNNNNNNNNNNNNNNNNNNNNNNNNNNNNNNNNNNNNNNNNNNNNNNNNNNNNNNNNNNNNNNNNNNNNNNNNNNNNNNNNNNNNNNNNNNNNNNNNNNNNNNNNNNNNNNNNNNNNNNNNNNNNNNNNNNNNNNNNNNNNNNNNNNNNNNNNNNNNNNNNNNNNNNNNNNNNNNNNNNNNNNNNNNNNNNNNNNNNNNNNNNNNNNNNNNNNNNNNNNNNNNNNNNNNNNNNNNNNNNNNNNNNNNNNNNNNNNNNNNNNNNNNNNNNNNNNNNNNNNNNNNNNNNNNNNNNNNNNNNNNNNNNNNNNNNNNNNNNNNNNNNNNNNNNNNNNNNNNNNNNNNNNNNNNNNNNNNNNNNNNNNNNNNNNNNNNNNNNNNNNNNNNNNNNNNNNNNNNNNNNNNNNNNNNNNNNNNNNNNNNNNNNNNNNNNNNNNNNNNNNNNNNNNNNNNNNNNNNNNNNNNNNNNNNNNNNNNNNNNNNNNNNNNNNNNNNNNNNNNNNNNNNNNNNNNNNNNNNNNNNNNNNNNNNNNNNNNNNNNNNNNNNNNNNNNNNNNNNNNNNNNNNNNNNNNNNNNNNNNNNNNNNNNNNNNNNNNNNNNNNNNNNNNNNNNNNNNNNNNNNNNNNNNNNNNNNNNNNNNNNNNNNNNNNNNNNNNNNNNNNNNNNNNNNNNNNNNNNNNNNNNNNNNNNNNNNNNNNNNNNNNNNNNNNNNNNNNNNNNNNNNNNNNNNNNNNNNNNNNNNNNNNNNNNNNNNNNNNNNNNNNNNNNNNNNNNNNNNNNNNNNNNNNNNNNNNNNNNNNNNNNNNNNNNNNNNNNNNNNNNNNNNNNNNNNNNNNNNNNNNNNNNNNNNNNNNNNNNNNNNNNNNNNNNNNNNNNNNNNNNNNNNNNNNNNNNNNNNNNNNNNNNNNNNNNNNNNNNNNNNNNNNNNNNNNNNNNNNNNNNNNNNNNNNNNNNNNNNNNNNNNNNNNNNNNNNNNNNNNNNNNNNNNNNNNNNNNNNNNNNNNNNNNNNNNNNNNNNNNNNNNNNNNNNNNNNNNNNNNNNNNNNNNNNNNNNNNNNNNNNNNNNNNNNNNNNNNNNNNNNNNNNNNNNNNNNNNNNNNNNNNNNNNNNNNNNNNNNNNNNNNNNNNNNNNNNNNNNNNNNNNNNNNNNNNNNNNNNNNNNNNNNNNNNNNNNNNNNNNNNNNNNNNNNNNNNNNNNNNNNNNNNNNNNNNNNNNNNNNNNNNNNNNNNNNNNNNNNNNNNNNNNNNNNNNNNNNNNNNNNNNNNNNNNNNNNNNNNNNNNNNNNNNNNNNNNNNNNNNNNNNNNNNNNNNNNNNNNNNNNNNNNNNNNNNNNNNNNNNNNNNNNNNNNNNNNNNNNNNNNNNNNNNNNNNNNNNNNNNNNNNNNNNNNNNNNNNNNNNNNNNNNNNNNNNNNNNNNNNNNNNNNNNNNNNNNNNNNNNNNNNNNNNNNNNNNNNNNNNNNNNNNNNNNNNNNNNNNNNNNNNNNNNNNNNNNNNNNNNNNNNNNNNNNNNNNNNNNNNNNNNNNNNNNNNNNNNNNNNNNNNNNNNNNNNNNNNNNNNNNNNNNNNNNNNNNNNNNNNNNNNNNNNNNNNNNNNNNNNNNNNNNNNNNNNNNNNNNNNNNNNNNNNNNNNNNNNNNNNNNNNNNNNNNNNNNNNNNNNNNNNNNNNNNNNNNNNNNNNNNNNNNNNNNNNNNNNNNNNNNNNNNNNNNNNNNNNNNNNNNNNNNNNNNNNNNNNNNNNNNNNNNNNNNNNNNNNNNNNNNNNNNNNNNNNNNNNNNNNNNNNNNNNNNNNNNNNNNNNNNNNNNNNNNNNNNNNNNNNNNNNNNNNNNNNNNNNNNNNNNNNNNNNNNNNNNNNNNNNNNNNNNNNNNNNNNNNNNNNNNNNNNNNNNNNNNNNNNNNNNNNNNNNNNNNNGGGGGCGTGATCACCTTGCCCCAGGAGCCTCTGGGCAAGGCGGCAGCATGTCGGGTAGGCACATGGTATGAGGGTCCCCGGGGTGCTCCTGTCCCCGCTGTCCAGCGCCGCCCagggctgggccccaccccctgctctcccGGGTCACGGCCGCATGATGGGGGCGCAGGGAGCCGGTTGTCACACCCTCTGCCTTTGCAGGCACTACGAGACCTTCACCAACTGCACGGAGGTGGAGACCAACGTGGTGGGCTGCTACTGGCCCAACCCCCTGGCGCAGGGGTTCATCAGCGGCGTCCACAGGCAGTTCTTCGCCAACTGCACCGTGGACAGGACGCACTGGGAGGACCCCCCGGACGAGGTTCTCATCCCGCTCATCGCTGTGCCTGTCCTGCTGACCGTGGCCATGGCCGGCCTGGTGGTGTGGCGCAGCAAGCGCCCTGACCAGCTGCTGTGAGGCTCGGCGGTCAGAGGGGCCGCGCCTGGAGAGAGGGAAGGccgggccgggggctggggagcCGCCCAGGACCCAGACCCGGACCCGGCGGTCGTGGGCAGGCGTCACCAGGCCCCGCAGCTCGCTGCAGTCATGCTGCTCACCCaggctcttcctctttcttgggcTGGGGAAGAAAACGCACCAAGCCCGGAGCCCGAATCGCTGCTGCTGTGCCCGCTGCCCAGGCTGGGTGTCCAGACCATTCCTTTGCAGAGCCCTGCCTGGCCCTGGCCGGGCCTCCTGCCCTCACCGTGCCCGCTCCCTGGCTCTGACTccacctcccaaccccaccccaccccctgccctgacCCCCCCCCTATCCCGACCCCCCCCCCTGCCCTGACCCCACCCCTATCCCGACTCCGCCCCCTGTCCTGACTCCACTCCCTGCCCTGACTCCACCTCCTGCCCTGACCCCACCCCTGGCCTGACTGACTCCACCTCCCAACCCgaccccaccccctctcctgaCCACACTCCCTGCCCTGACCCCACCCCCTGTNNNNNNNNNNNNNNNNNNNNNNNNNNNNNNNNNNNNNNNNNNNNNNNNNNNNNNNNNNNNNNNNNNNNNNNNNNNNNNNNNNNNNNNNNNNNNNNNNNNNcccccccccccccccccccccccccccccacccccccccctcccccgaccccccccccTGTCCTGACCCCACCCCCCTGTCCTGACCCCACCTTCCAACCCGGCCTACCCTCTGTACTGGCCACACCCCCTGCCCTGACTCCACCTCCTGCGCTGGCCCTGACTCCACCCCCAGGTTGGCTCCACCCCCTCTGGCACCGCCCTGGGCTTCCCCCGCCTGGCCGGCCCACTCACACCTGGGCTGGGGATGCATAGCGTGTGCGCGCCGCGTTGTGTGAGCCCTCCTGGCGGGGAGCCCATGCACGGCCTGAGGACGGAAAACCCCGACAGACTGAGAGTCAGGCCGGGGTCCCCTGGCGGCCAGGCACCGCCTGAGACCTCCTGTCTGTGCCCCCAGCGCAGGCCTCCTTCCCAGGCCCCAGTGAGTCAGGCCCCTCTGGGCTGGGGTCCCGTGAGCTGCGTGCTGGCTGAGCTCTCTCTGTACTGTGTGTGCTTTCTCTGAGTAAAGAGTCATCCGCTTCTggctttcctgttttatttcagGGTATACGGAGAGAGGCCTGTCTCTTGGGGCTGACAAGTCCTCACGCCCGTTTTCCAGATAGGGAGTGACTGAGGGACGCCCCAGAACCCCAAAATGTCAGAGTTGCGAGGGCTTCAAGCCAGGTGGATGTGGGCGGGTGGAGGGCCGCCAGGCAGGTGTTGGGGGCCTGTTCTGTGCGCGTTTCTGCGTTTCGGGACCGCCTGCTGGGTTTTCCCGGGAGGGGGCCGGTGCTGGTCCTGGAGGCATCCGATCGGATGGAGGCCTCTTGCTGGCTGCTGGCCCTGCTCCAGTTCCAGGGCCGTCTTTGGATGTGGGCTGTTTCCAGCACGCCCTTGCTGGAACCAGCGGTGGGGCTGGGCTCTGAGGGAggccagagagagcaagcaggcagGTCCCGTGCCCTTCAGAGGCCCTGTTCCTCTCGCCACCCCAGCTCTCCATGACTTTCCCCCGCAAGGGGTCTGAGCAGAATGGAACCAGCAACTGCAGGTTCTCTGGAACCCTGTCCCAGGATGCGGTGGTCACACCCAAGGATCTCCACCGATCGTCACCTGGCCAGCCAGAGCCTACCTGCTCCCCCGCCACTTCAGGGCTGAGTCTTCATGGCTGGGGCCCTCCCGTGGGGAGCCGTCATCTGTCTGCCATCGCTCTGAAAATCATCTCTGGCTGGAGGTGGGGTATGAGTGTCCTCTGCTCAGCTTTGTGGGGGTGACAGGTCACAGCGCAGCTGGGGGATCCTCACTGTCCCATGTTCACGGAGGGTGACCACAGGAGAGAACATGGCATGCCTGCTGTGGGTCGACAGGGCCGAGGCGCAGGGACGAGGTGGTCCTGGGCGGAGCCAACCCGGGCAGCCCAGGATGTTCCTCGGGGTCTCCCAGGCCTGTTGCATTTGTAAACTTATATCCATGTGAAGCTTCGTGCAGTCGGGGACTGTGCTGACCTGGGCTCTGCGTCCATTCCCACACTCAGCCTGGCTCAGCCGTCTGCCCCTTGACCCTTCCCTCCCTGGGGCTGCCTCGGGTCACTCATCCCTACATGGTGAACGGATGTAACCGCAGGCGAAGGTAGACCAGGGCCGCAGAAGCTGCTTCCTTTGGCTCCCGCTTCTATGCtccatatgttttgtttctaagCATTTTGGTTGTTTAGAAGGATATTGTTTTAGTCCGTTTGGGCGGCTACAGCaacataccacagactgggtggcttgtaaacaacagaaattgactTCTCACAGTTCCAagggctggaaagtccaagatcctGGCTGGCAGATTTGTGAGGTGTCTGCTGAGGGCCCACTTCTGGCTCCCAGATGTCCTCGCTCTGTCCCTTCTCCGGGGGAAGGGGTAGGGAGCTCTTTTATGAGGGTGCTGAtaccattcatgagggctccacccatGAATGC encodes:
- the RAMP3 gene encoding receptor activity-modifying protein 3, which gives rise to MGAQGAGCHTLCLCRHYETFTNCTEVETNVVGCYWPNPLAQGFISGVHRQFFANCTVDRTHWEDPPDEVLIPLIAVPVLLTVAMAGLVVWRSKRPDQLL